A region from the Vicia villosa cultivar HV-30 ecotype Madison, WI linkage group LG3, Vvil1.0, whole genome shotgun sequence genome encodes:
- the LOC131593527 gene encoding uncharacterized protein LOC131593527 isoform X3: MNVMMINSSVFRVPKTLLKLKCRGKNSDENDFKDKVSGVMGEQVEQLLSRQENKGLMDNLEKASQRVEIAKTQLAFIQKQELALKQFKDYTQQLQGNASQIAESQREITEAKAMLEEAERSLLLNVGDAEEGSGEIDRDEERRESVKAASISALVGTLSGLPICFAQATDTTQLLLSLAINFVCCALFGVTFRYTVRRNLDDFQLKTGVAAAFGVVKGLAILSAGPVFELNFESLLSYARDGTIYVSENLIIFLSAAISLDYCLKTRLLSPFPIDRTAN; the protein is encoded by the exons ATGAACGTTATGATGATTAACAGTTCTGTTTTTAGGGTTCCGAAAACTTTGTTGAAATTGAAATGCCGCGGCAAGAACTCAGATGAGAACGATTTCAAAGACAAAGTTTCCGGTGTGATGGGGGAGCAAGTTGAGCAACTGTTGAGCAGACAAGAGAATAAGGGTTTGATGGATAATTTAGAGAAAGCTTCACAGAGAGTTGAGATTGCCAAGACACAGCTTGCTTTCATTCAAAAACAGGAACTTGCGCTCAAACAGTTCAAAGATTACACTCAACAGCTTCAAGGAAATGCTTCTCAG ATTGCAGAAAGTCAGAGAGAAATTACAGAGGCAAAAGCTATGCTTGAGGAAGCAGAACGGTCTTTGTTGCTGAATGTGGGAGATGCTGAAGAAGGAAGTGGAGAAATTGATCGAGATGAAGAGAGACGGGAGTCTGTAAAAGCGGCATCTATCTCGGCTCTTGTTGGCACTTTGTCAGGCCTCCCCATATGTTTCGCTCAGGCAACTGATACAACTCAGTTGCTTCTCTCTTTGGCAATCAATTTCGTATGTTGTGCATTGTTTGGAGTGACTTTTCGATATACTGTAAGGAGAAACTTGGATGATTTTCAGCTTAAGACTGGGGTTGCAGCAGCTTTTGGTGTTGTTAAAG GTCTTGCAATCCTCAGTGCTGGACCAGTTTTTGAACTCAACTTTGAAAGCTTATTATCGTATGCTAGGGATGGAACAATTTATGTGTCTGAGAATCTTATCATTTTTCTTTCTGCTGCTATTAGTCTAGATTATTGTTTAAAGACAAGACTTTTGAGCCCTTTTCCAATTGATAGAACAG CAAATTAA
- the LOC131659920 gene encoding uncharacterized protein LOC131659920, with protein MNNTKNNCPMYFSRRDNKLADNMNNISKISYKTSFQITILKQNLNLKLSIPNYKSFFLFRSIFDRRHSQQPNPWPSVEDFLLILDIKNLKDPDKFFMAHEPLQRREIQAGIVPSESNQDSTKPRECQPGLPGFIPRPVQYRRLFSKETLDNNDNDLSSQKAFEFDSIDRVRDNSDKGETSLASLYNEKTAIEEKIDGILKGLLTWGSVELEGVGAMNLLQKRLHIKPINNLLKEEIDIKTPPRWNVGYAEKQLTSPTPPKSPFALFSTLQKYISRSKPSVDPFSFSARESDHVSTKKYSPTHMINQGVNIVGSSEPSDELGAPLIENEVAVCETCSIDDPIRNCTCTPQKSMMDNSMEPELNANVDSNEPSVDMDLDIGGSGMGKRVMDDAAGRQNVEPNEPNQFEDKMLAENMQEITTSIPTNDSNFNLVIPLVRRSSRFKTRPLKYWKGERMVYGRVHESLSTVIGVKRLVPGSDGKQTMEVKSFVSDKYKKLFEAASRY; from the exons ATGAATAATACAAAGAACAATTGTCCAATGTATTTTAGTAGAAGAGACAACAAATTGGCGGACAATATGAACAACATAAGCAAAATATCATATAAG ACAAGTTTTCAAATCACAATTCTCAAACAGAATTTGAATTTAAAGCTATCCATCCCCAACTATAAAAGCTT tttcctctttcGCTCCATATTCGATCGACGCCATTCACAACAACCCAATCCATG GCCCTCCGTGGAGGATTTCTTACTGATTCTAGACATCAAAAACCTGAAAGACCCTGACAAATTCTTCATGGCCCATGAACCGTTACAAA GAAGAGAAATCCAAGCAGGTATTGTGCCATCTGAGTCAAATCAGGATTCAACTAAACCACGGGAGTGTCAGCCGGGACTTCCAGGGTTTATTCCAAG GCCAGTTCAATACAGACGTCTGTTTTCAAAAGAAACTTTGGACAATAATGATAATGACTTATCCTCCCAAAAGGCGTTTGAGTTTGACAGTATAGATCGTGTTCGTGATAACAGTGACAAAGGCGAAACGTCTCTTGCATCATTGTATAATGAAAAAACTG CTATTGAAGAGAAGATTGATGGCATATTGAAAGGATTGCTTACTTGGGGTTCTGTAGAACTAGAGGGGGTTGGAGCAATGAATCTTTTGCAGAAGAGGTTACATATCAAACCCATAAATAATTTGTTGAAAGAAGAAATAGACATTAAGACGCCTCCTAGGTGGAATGTAGGATACGCCGAGAAGCAGTTAACTTCACCCACGCCACCAAAAAGTCCATTTGCTTTGTTTTCAACACTGCAGAAGTACATTTCACGGTCAAAGCCATCAGTGGATCCATTTTCTTTTTCAGCTCGTGAAAGTGATCATGTATCGACCAAAAAATATTCACCAACTCATATGATAAACCAAGGAGTCAATATTGTTGGTTCTAGTGAGCCGTCAGATGAGCTGGGTGCACCTTTAATTGAAAATGAAGTTGCAGTTTGTGAGACCTGTTCGATTGACGATCCTATCAGAAATTGCACCTGTACTCCTCAAAAGTCGATGATGGATAATTCAATGGAACCTGAGTTGAATGCTAATGTTGACTCGAATGAACCTTCTGTTGACATGGATCTAGATATTGGAGGTAGTGGTATGGGAAAAAGAGTTATGGATGACGCAGCGGGAAGACAAAATGTCGAGCCAAATGAACCTAATCAATTTGAGGATAAA ATGCTGGCAGAAAATATGCAGGAAATTACAACTTCTATACCAACAAATGATTCAAATTTCAACTTGGTGATTCCACTAG TAAGGAGAAGCAGCAGGTTCAAGACAAGGCCTTTGAAGTATTGGAAAGGGGAAAGAATGGTGTATGGTCGTGTACATGAGA GTTTGAGTACTGTCATTGGGGTGAAGCGTTTGGTTCCAGGAAGCGATGGGAAACAGACCATGGAGGTGAAGTCATTTGTATCAGATAAATACAAAAAGCTTTTTGAGGCTGCTTCTCGATATTAA
- the LOC131593527 gene encoding uncharacterized protein LOC131593527 isoform X2, which translates to MNVMMINSSVFRVPKTLLKLKCRGKNSDENDFKDKVSGVMGEQVEQLLSRQENKGLMDNLEKASQRVEIAKTQLAFIQKQELALKQFKDYTQQLQGNASQIAESQREITEAKAMLEEAERSLLLNVGDAEEGSGEIDRDEERRESVKAASISALVGTLSGLPICFAQATDTTQLLLSLAINFVCCALFGVTFRYTVRRNLDDFQLKTGVAAAFGVVKGLAILSAGPVFELNFESLLSYARDGTIYVSENLIIFLSAAISLDYCLKTRLLSPFPIDRTVSAFIHQRNDKH; encoded by the exons ATGAACGTTATGATGATTAACAGTTCTGTTTTTAGGGTTCCGAAAACTTTGTTGAAATTGAAATGCCGCGGCAAGAACTCAGATGAGAACGATTTCAAAGACAAAGTTTCCGGTGTGATGGGGGAGCAAGTTGAGCAACTGTTGAGCAGACAAGAGAATAAGGGTTTGATGGATAATTTAGAGAAAGCTTCACAGAGAGTTGAGATTGCCAAGACACAGCTTGCTTTCATTCAAAAACAGGAACTTGCGCTCAAACAGTTCAAAGATTACACTCAACAGCTTCAAGGAAATGCTTCTCAG ATTGCAGAAAGTCAGAGAGAAATTACAGAGGCAAAAGCTATGCTTGAGGAAGCAGAACGGTCTTTGTTGCTGAATGTGGGAGATGCTGAAGAAGGAAGTGGAGAAATTGATCGAGATGAAGAGAGACGGGAGTCTGTAAAAGCGGCATCTATCTCGGCTCTTGTTGGCACTTTGTCAGGCCTCCCCATATGTTTCGCTCAGGCAACTGATACAACTCAGTTGCTTCTCTCTTTGGCAATCAATTTCGTATGTTGTGCATTGTTTGGAGTGACTTTTCGATATACTGTAAGGAGAAACTTGGATGATTTTCAGCTTAAGACTGGGGTTGCAGCAGCTTTTGGTGTTGTTAAAG GTCTTGCAATCCTCAGTGCTGGACCAGTTTTTGAACTCAACTTTGAAAGCTTATTATCGTATGCTAGGGATGGAACAATTTATGTGTCTGAGAATCTTATCATTTTTCTTTCTGCTGCTATTAGTCTAGATTATTGTTTAAAGACAAGACTTTTGAGCCCTTTTCCAATTGATAGAACAG TTAGTGCCTTCATACACCAACGAAATGATAAACATTGA
- the LOC131593527 gene encoding uncharacterized protein LOC131593527 isoform X1: MNVMMINSSVFRVPKTLLKLKCRGKNSDENDFKDKVSGVMGEQVEQLLSRQENKGLMDNLEKASQRVEIAKTQLAFIQKQELALKQFKDYTQQLQGNASQIAESQREITEAKAMLEEAERSLLLNVGDAEEGSGEIDRDEERRESVKAASISALVGTLSGLPICFAQATDTTQLLLSLAINFVCCALFGVTFRYTVRRNLDDFQLKTGVAAAFGVVKGLAILSAGPVFELNFESLLSYARDGTIYVSENLIIFLSAAISLDYCLKTRLLSPFPIDRTVPSYTNEMINIEDYSHRIEKQINSGIIQTSISLGGEDFSSRLNCTPTKWKLESVFYSGQGCCLAWKV; this comes from the exons ATGAACGTTATGATGATTAACAGTTCTGTTTTTAGGGTTCCGAAAACTTTGTTGAAATTGAAATGCCGCGGCAAGAACTCAGATGAGAACGATTTCAAAGACAAAGTTTCCGGTGTGATGGGGGAGCAAGTTGAGCAACTGTTGAGCAGACAAGAGAATAAGGGTTTGATGGATAATTTAGAGAAAGCTTCACAGAGAGTTGAGATTGCCAAGACACAGCTTGCTTTCATTCAAAAACAGGAACTTGCGCTCAAACAGTTCAAAGATTACACTCAACAGCTTCAAGGAAATGCTTCTCAG ATTGCAGAAAGTCAGAGAGAAATTACAGAGGCAAAAGCTATGCTTGAGGAAGCAGAACGGTCTTTGTTGCTGAATGTGGGAGATGCTGAAGAAGGAAGTGGAGAAATTGATCGAGATGAAGAGAGACGGGAGTCTGTAAAAGCGGCATCTATCTCGGCTCTTGTTGGCACTTTGTCAGGCCTCCCCATATGTTTCGCTCAGGCAACTGATACAACTCAGTTGCTTCTCTCTTTGGCAATCAATTTCGTATGTTGTGCATTGTTTGGAGTGACTTTTCGATATACTGTAAGGAGAAACTTGGATGATTTTCAGCTTAAGACTGGGGTTGCAGCAGCTTTTGGTGTTGTTAAAG GTCTTGCAATCCTCAGTGCTGGACCAGTTTTTGAACTCAACTTTGAAAGCTTATTATCGTATGCTAGGGATGGAACAATTTATGTGTCTGAGAATCTTATCATTTTTCTTTCTGCTGCTATTAGTCTAGATTATTGTTTAAAGACAAGACTTTTGAGCCCTTTTCCAATTGATAGAACAG TGCCTTCATACACCAACGAAATGATAAACATTGAAGATTATTCCCACCGCATAGAAAAG CAAATTAATTCTGGTATCATTCAGACTTCTATTTCATTAGGGGGTGAAGATTTCAGTTCAAGGTTAAATTGCACTCCTACAAAATGGAAGCTTGAGTCTGTCTTTTACTCCGGCCAAGGATGTTGCTTGGCTTGGAAGGTCTAA